In Microbacterium sp. SLBN-146, one genomic interval encodes:
- the ribD gene encoding bifunctional diaminohydroxyphosphoribosylaminopyrimidine deaminase/5-amino-6-(5-phosphoribosylamino)uracil reductase RibD: MPANTAESAAMERAFSLALRGPRGINPQVGAVILSPDGDILAEGWHRGAGTPHAEVDALSKLAPGEAGGATAVVTLEPCNHTGRTGPCSEALLDAGVARVVYAVDDPGDASSGGAERLRAAGVEVEAGVRADEGRALLRDWLEVQRLGRPRVTVKWAQSLDGRAAADDGTSKWITGPVARADVHVRRAGADAIVVGTGTLLADDPALTARQPDGSLSDHQPRPVVLGARAVPAAAAVHRHPLPLLHRDGRDLAAVLEELGGLGVQRVFVEGGPTLASAFVRAGFADEVLAYIAPVLLGGARLALGDLGVDTIAQARRLSVASVERLGDDLLIVATMQHEGEN, from the coding sequence ATGCCGGCGAACACCGCGGAGAGCGCTGCGATGGAGCGCGCGTTCTCGCTCGCCCTTCGAGGCCCTCGCGGCATCAATCCGCAGGTCGGCGCGGTCATCCTCTCGCCCGACGGTGACATCCTCGCCGAAGGCTGGCACCGCGGTGCCGGGACGCCGCACGCCGAAGTCGACGCCCTCTCGAAGCTCGCGCCCGGTGAGGCCGGCGGAGCCACCGCCGTCGTGACGCTCGAGCCCTGCAACCACACGGGTCGCACAGGCCCCTGCTCCGAAGCGCTCCTCGACGCGGGCGTGGCGCGCGTCGTCTACGCCGTCGATGACCCCGGCGACGCGTCCTCCGGTGGGGCCGAGCGCCTCCGCGCGGCGGGCGTCGAGGTCGAGGCGGGCGTGCGCGCCGACGAAGGCCGTGCGCTGCTCCGCGACTGGCTCGAGGTCCAGCGGCTGGGCCGCCCGCGCGTGACCGTCAAGTGGGCGCAGAGTCTCGACGGCCGAGCGGCTGCCGACGACGGCACGAGCAAGTGGATCACGGGACCGGTCGCGCGCGCCGACGTGCATGTGCGGCGCGCCGGGGCCGACGCCATCGTGGTCGGCACGGGCACGCTCCTCGCCGATGACCCGGCCCTGACCGCGCGACAGCCGGACGGAAGCCTCTCCGATCACCAGCCGCGGCCGGTCGTCCTGGGCGCCCGGGCTGTTCCGGCGGCCGCCGCGGTGCACCGGCATCCGCTGCCCCTCCTGCACCGCGACGGCCGCGATCTCGCCGCCGTTCTCGAGGAACTCGGCGGCCTCGGTGTGCAGCGCGTGTTCGTCGAAGGAGGTCCCACGCTCGCGAGCGCCTTCGTGCGCGCAGGCTTCGCCGACGAGGTGCTCGCCTACATCGCTCCCGTGCTCCTCGGCGGAGCGCGACTCGCACTAGGAGATCTCGGCGTCGACACGATCGCGCAGGCGCGTCGCCTGTCCGTGGCATCCGTCGAACGACTCGGCGACGACCTGCTCATCGTCGCCACCATGCAGCATGAAGGAGAGAACTGA
- the ribA gene encoding GTP cyclohydrolase II: MSLSAIPDALAALTAGRPVIVADDENRENEGDIILSAELATPEWLAWTIRWSSGFICAPMPADWADRLDLPPMVANNEDSRGTAYTVSVDAADRASTGISASDRAHTLNVLAHPGSTPTSVIRPGHILPLRAVDGGVRERAGHTEAAVELMKLAGLSPVGAIGEVVDEDGSMMRLPGLIELGERENIPVITIEQLIDYLNETDPTDAAEHATARRRVSLRAEAKVPTSHGEFRFLAYKDRVTGTDHLAIVSGELNDDAPLVRVHSECLTGEAFGSLKCECGPQLDAALDAIEQDGGVVIYMRGHEGRGIGLINKLRAYSLQERGLDTVDANLALGLPADARDYAAAAGMLADLGISKVRLLTNNTDKVHQLRGLGLDIVEQVPLIVGVGPNNHQYLETKRDRMGHIIDEGELRNALAQLHEGVER, encoded by the coding sequence ATGAGCCTTTCCGCCATCCCCGACGCTCTCGCCGCGCTCACCGCCGGGCGACCCGTCATCGTCGCCGACGATGAGAACCGCGAGAACGAGGGCGACATCATCCTCTCGGCCGAGCTGGCCACGCCCGAGTGGCTCGCCTGGACCATCCGGTGGTCGAGCGGGTTCATCTGCGCACCCATGCCCGCCGACTGGGCGGACCGCCTCGATCTGCCTCCCATGGTCGCCAACAACGAGGACTCGCGAGGCACCGCCTACACGGTCAGCGTCGACGCGGCCGACCGCGCGTCGACCGGGATCAGCGCGTCCGACCGCGCCCACACTCTCAACGTGCTCGCCCACCCGGGATCGACGCCGACGAGCGTCATCCGGCCGGGACACATCCTTCCGCTGCGCGCCGTCGACGGTGGCGTCCGGGAACGCGCCGGCCACACGGAGGCCGCCGTCGAGCTCATGAAGCTCGCGGGACTCTCCCCCGTCGGCGCGATCGGCGAGGTCGTCGACGAGGACGGCAGCATGATGCGTCTGCCGGGTCTCATCGAACTAGGCGAGCGGGAGAACATCCCGGTCATCACGATCGAGCAGCTCATCGACTACCTGAACGAGACGGACCCGACGGATGCCGCGGAACACGCGACCGCCCGTCGCCGCGTGAGCCTCCGCGCCGAAGCCAAGGTGCCGACCTCGCACGGGGAGTTCCGCTTCCTGGCCTACAAGGACCGCGTAACCGGTACGGATCACCTCGCGATCGTCTCGGGCGAGCTGAACGATGACGCGCCGCTCGTCCGCGTGCACTCCGAGTGCTTGACGGGCGAGGCGTTCGGCTCGCTGAAATGCGAGTGCGGACCTCAGCTCGACGCGGCGCTCGACGCCATCGAACAGGATGGCGGCGTCGTCATCTACATGCGCGGACACGAGGGTCGCGGCATCGGACTCATCAACAAGCTGCGCGCCTACAGCCTGCAGGAGCGCGGACTCGACACCGTCGACGCGAACCTCGCACTCGGTCTCCCGGCCGACGCCCGCGACTACGCCGCCGCAGCAGGAATGCTCGCCGACCTCGGCATCAGCAAGGTGCGTCTGCTCACGAACAACACCGACAAGGTCCACCAGTTGCGCGGCCTCGGCCTCGACATCGTCGAGCAGGTGCCGCTCATCGTCGGGGTCGGCCCCAACAACCACCAGTACCTCGAAACGAAGCGAGACCGCATGGGACACATCATCGACGAAGGCGAGCTGCGCAACGCCCTCGCTCAGCTCCACGAGGGAGTCGAGCGATGA
- a CDS encoding ABC transporter permease, whose protein sequence is MPQPAAVQSPTLDELRAEALEWGRKPRARGSWYVTEHMVRAMRAYGWTIIVGAFGQPVLYLLGLAVGLAAIIDVPVVDGGQEVPYLVFVAPALLMTSAIAVASEEFTYPVMAGFKWRRYFYGFNASPLSSGQIANGVVLGAAARMAVTVVLYFGFIVLFFAWLQPDAIRPATAWISVVIGLVAGLSFGIPLMAYAASIEDDKGQFALVQRFIFMPMFLFSGTFYPLATLPLWLQSIGWISPLWHATELGRIVTYGKEAAPGMIAVHVGYLLLLTLGGLIVARRLFERRLAK, encoded by the coding sequence ATGCCGCAGCCCGCGGCCGTACAGAGCCCGACGCTCGACGAGCTCCGCGCGGAGGCGCTGGAGTGGGGCCGCAAGCCGCGCGCCCGCGGCTCCTGGTACGTCACGGAGCACATGGTGCGCGCCATGCGCGCGTACGGGTGGACGATCATCGTCGGCGCCTTCGGCCAGCCGGTCCTCTACCTCCTCGGCCTCGCCGTCGGGCTCGCCGCGATCATCGACGTGCCGGTCGTCGACGGCGGGCAGGAGGTGCCCTACCTCGTGTTCGTAGCACCCGCTCTGCTCATGACGTCGGCGATCGCCGTGGCATCCGAAGAGTTCACGTACCCCGTCATGGCGGGGTTCAAGTGGCGGCGCTACTTCTACGGCTTCAACGCTTCCCCGCTGTCGTCGGGGCAGATCGCGAACGGCGTCGTGCTGGGCGCGGCCGCGCGCATGGCCGTGACGGTCGTCCTCTACTTCGGCTTCATCGTGCTGTTCTTCGCATGGCTGCAGCCCGACGCGATCCGGCCGGCGACGGCGTGGATCTCGGTCGTCATCGGCCTCGTCGCCGGACTCTCCTTCGGCATTCCCCTCATGGCATACGCGGCATCGATCGAAGACGACAAAGGGCAGTTCGCACTCGTCCAGCGCTTCATCTTCATGCCGATGTTCCTCTTCTCGGGCACGTTCTATCCGCTCGCGACCCTTCCGCTCTGGCTGCAGTCGATCGGATGGATCTCGCCTCTCTGGCACGCGACCGAGCTCGGCCGCATCGTGACCTACGGCAAAGAGGCCGCGCCCGGCATGATCGCGGTCCACGTCGGATACCTGCTGCTCCTCACGCTCGGCGGGCTCATCGTCGCCCGGCGGCTGTTCGAAAGGCGGCTCGCGAAGTGA
- the ribH gene encoding 6,7-dimethyl-8-ribityllumazine synthase: MSASGVPQPGEPVDASGLDVVVIAGTWHDVITDGLIGGAERALVASGASWRLVRVPGSFELPVAAKAALDAGADAVVALGVIIRGGTPHFEYVSSAATDGLTRVAIDTGKPVGFGVLTLDDEQQGLDRAGLEGSHEDKGYEAADAAVRTALVLRALRG, translated from the coding sequence ATGAGCGCGTCGGGAGTCCCCCAGCCGGGCGAACCCGTCGACGCGAGCGGACTCGACGTCGTCGTGATCGCCGGAACATGGCACGACGTCATCACCGACGGGCTGATCGGCGGCGCGGAACGTGCCCTCGTGGCATCCGGAGCCTCGTGGCGACTCGTGCGCGTTCCGGGTTCGTTCGAACTCCCCGTCGCAGCGAAGGCTGCCCTGGATGCCGGTGCGGATGCCGTCGTGGCGCTCGGCGTCATCATCCGGGGTGGCACACCGCACTTCGAGTACGTGTCGTCGGCGGCGACCGACGGATTGACGCGCGTCGCGATCGACACGGGCAAGCCCGTCGGCTTCGGCGTGCTGACACTCGATGACGAGCAGCAGGGGCTCGACCGCGCGGGTCTCGAGGGATCGCACGAGGACAAGGGCTACGAGGCCGCCGACGCCGCCGTGCGCACGGCGCTCGTCCTGCGCGCACTGCGCGGCTGA
- a CDS encoding riboflavin synthase, with the protein MFTGIVEEVGEVTAVTASGDGVRLTVRGPKAVTDAAHGDSISVSGVCLTVVEQGPDWFTADVMRQTLDMSTLAYVSPGRRVNLERATPAHGRLGGHIVQGHIDGTGEVLEVRPGAEWQVLRIALPAELAPLVVDKGSIAVDGVSLTVSAASDAPTDAASAATDAWFEVSLIPETLAATTLGDRTAGESVNLETDILARHVQRLLAFAPYTPTTDPIATKDRTATKEGGSK; encoded by the coding sequence ATGTTCACGGGAATCGTCGAAGAGGTCGGCGAAGTCACCGCCGTCACGGCATCGGGCGACGGCGTGCGACTCACCGTTCGCGGGCCGAAGGCCGTGACGGACGCCGCGCACGGCGACTCGATCTCGGTGTCCGGCGTGTGCCTGACCGTCGTGGAACAGGGCCCCGACTGGTTCACGGCCGACGTCATGCGCCAGACGCTCGACATGTCGACGCTCGCCTATGTGAGCCCCGGGCGTCGCGTCAACCTCGAACGCGCGACACCCGCGCACGGACGTCTGGGCGGCCACATCGTGCAAGGCCACATCGACGGCACCGGCGAGGTCCTCGAGGTGCGGCCGGGCGCGGAGTGGCAGGTGCTCCGCATCGCGCTTCCCGCCGAACTCGCGCCGCTCGTCGTCGACAAGGGCTCGATCGCTGTCGACGGCGTTTCGCTCACGGTGAGCGCCGCTTCGGACGCGCCGACGGATGCTGCATCGGCGGCGACCGACGCGTGGTTCGAGGTCTCCCTCATTCCCGAGACGCTCGCCGCGACGACGCTCGGCGACCGCACCGCCGGCGAGAGCGTGAATCTCGAGACCGACATCCTCGCGCGCCACGTGCAGCGCCTCCTCGCCTTCGCTCCTTACACACCCACGACCGATCCGATCGCCACGAAAGACCGGACCGCCACGAAAGAAGGGGGCTCGAAATGA
- a CDS encoding glycerol-3-phosphate dehydrogenase/oxidase, which translates to MTRRGFDELKDRPYADVLIIGGGINGLATFRDLALQGVDVALVDRADFVSGASAASSHMIHGGIRYLENGEFRLVHEAVTERNALLRTAPHYVRPLQTTIPIYSTFSGVLSAPLRFLRHGSGKPRERGAALIKVGLVIYDSFSRGGGRVPRHAFHGRRRSLSLLPHLNPAVKYTATYWDASLHDPERLALDLLRDGREAGGANARAANYTAAAGTRDGKVVLRDDETGEDVAFAASVIVNASGPWTDLTNAALDDPTTYMGGTKGSHIVIDDPELLAATGGRELFFEHEDGRIVLIYPLKGRVLVGTTDLEHDMADPIVCTEEEVDYFFSLISHVLPRIKVDRSKIVYRFSGVRPLPGHGDVAPGFVSRDYRVESQQLEGSDGATVLSLVGGKWTTFRASAEHLADRALDLLARPRRRSTRGLSIGGGRGYPTTERARHQWVADHEESLGMVRTATLLDRYGTVAAQVIEAIAADADDAPLTTVPAYSSGELRHLARSEQVVHLDDVLLRRTSLAFTGAVTAESAREIAEAIAPVMGWDAETTCAEVDRGLARVHAADPAWLAENAQA; encoded by the coding sequence ATGACGCGTCGCGGATTCGACGAGCTGAAGGACCGGCCCTACGCCGACGTCCTCATCATCGGGGGCGGAATCAACGGCCTCGCGACGTTCCGCGATCTCGCGCTGCAGGGGGTCGACGTCGCTCTCGTCGACCGTGCGGACTTCGTGAGCGGCGCCTCGGCGGCCTCATCCCACATGATCCACGGCGGCATCCGCTACCTCGAGAACGGCGAGTTCCGTCTCGTGCACGAAGCGGTCACGGAGCGCAACGCCCTCCTGCGCACGGCACCTCACTACGTTCGCCCGCTCCAGACCACGATCCCGATCTACTCGACGTTCTCGGGGGTCCTCAGCGCACCCCTGCGCTTCCTTCGTCACGGCAGCGGCAAGCCGCGCGAGCGCGGCGCCGCGCTCATCAAGGTCGGCCTCGTCATCTACGACTCCTTCTCGCGCGGTGGCGGCCGGGTTCCGCGGCACGCCTTCCACGGACGCCGCCGTTCCCTGTCGCTTCTGCCGCACCTCAATCCGGCCGTGAAGTACACCGCCACCTACTGGGATGCCTCCCTCCACGACCCCGAGCGGCTCGCCCTCGACCTGCTCCGCGACGGCCGGGAGGCCGGTGGCGCGAATGCACGTGCGGCGAACTACACGGCTGCAGCGGGAACCCGCGACGGCAAGGTCGTCCTGCGCGACGACGAGACGGGTGAGGACGTCGCCTTCGCGGCATCCGTCATCGTCAACGCCTCGGGGCCATGGACCGACCTCACGAACGCGGCGCTCGACGACCCCACGACCTACATGGGCGGCACGAAGGGATCGCACATCGTCATCGACGATCCCGAGCTCCTCGCCGCAACGGGAGGACGAGAGCTGTTCTTCGAGCACGAAGACGGCCGGATCGTGCTCATCTACCCCCTCAAGGGGCGCGTCCTCGTGGGAACGACGGATCTCGAGCACGACATGGCCGACCCGATCGTCTGCACCGAAGAGGAAGTGGACTACTTCTTCTCGCTCATCTCGCACGTCCTTCCGAGGATCAAGGTCGACCGTTCGAAGATCGTCTATCGCTTCTCGGGCGTGCGGCCTCTTCCCGGTCACGGAGACGTCGCGCCGGGCTTCGTCTCGAGGGACTACCGCGTCGAGTCGCAGCAGCTCGAGGGCAGCGACGGCGCGACCGTCTTGAGCCTCGTCGGCGGCAAGTGGACGACCTTCCGGGCATCCGCCGAGCATCTCGCCGATCGTGCGCTCGACCTGTTGGCCCGGCCGCGCCGCCGGTCGACGCGAGGGCTGTCCATCGGCGGCGGGCGCGGCTACCCCACGACCGAGCGCGCGCGTCACCAGTGGGTCGCCGACCACGAGGAGAGCCTCGGAATGGTGCGGACCGCGACACTGCTCGACCGCTACGGAACCGTTGCGGCGCAGGTGATCGAGGCGATCGCTGCCGACGCCGACGACGCGCCGCTCACGACCGTGCCGGCCTACAGCAGCGGCGAGCTGCGACACCTCGCGCGGAGCGAGCAGGTCGTGCACCTCGACGACGTCCTCCTGCGACGGACGAGCCTCGCGTTCACGGGTGCCGTGACGGCCGAATCGGCCCGCGAGATCGCCGAGGCCATCGCGCCGGTCATGGGCTGGGATGCCGAGACGACATGTGCCGAAGTCGACCGCGGGCTCGCGCGGGTTCACGCCGCCGACCCGGCGTGGCTCGCCGAGAACGCGCAGGCGTGA
- a CDS encoding sugar-binding transcriptional regulator, with product MEDIDDSGLTQRALTAAHLYYVQERTMEAIAAELATSRSTVSRLLAHARATGIVDIRVRSPFDAPQRLEESIARRFGVVAHVVPVADDASEVDRLERVAVAAAHLLGEIIHSDMTIGVAWGATTAAMSRRLVPKSVRGTTFVQLNGSGNTKTTGLLYASEILSRFAAAYGGSAQQFPVPAFFDDPATKRAMWRERSTRRILALQEAMDLVVFSTGSADSRVPSHVYSGGYLEPRDLERLEAQSVVGDVATVFYRADGSSDGIPLNDRATGPRFDVLRRVERRVCVVSGVSKLASLRGALAARLATEIVVDEATARALTE from the coding sequence ATGGAGGACATCGACGACTCAGGGCTCACGCAACGCGCGCTCACCGCTGCGCACCTCTACTACGTGCAGGAGCGCACGATGGAGGCCATCGCGGCGGAGCTGGCGACATCCCGCTCGACGGTGTCGCGTCTGCTCGCACACGCGCGGGCGACGGGCATCGTCGACATCCGGGTCCGCTCGCCGTTCGACGCACCGCAGCGGCTCGAGGAGAGCATCGCACGCCGGTTCGGAGTCGTCGCCCACGTCGTCCCCGTCGCCGATGACGCGAGCGAGGTCGACCGACTCGAACGCGTCGCCGTTGCCGCGGCGCACCTCCTGGGTGAGATCATCCACTCCGACATGACGATCGGCGTCGCGTGGGGGGCGACGACCGCCGCGATGAGCCGCCGGCTGGTTCCCAAGTCGGTGCGCGGGACGACGTTCGTGCAGCTCAACGGGTCGGGGAACACGAAGACCACGGGACTCCTCTACGCCAGTGAGATCCTCAGTCGGTTCGCCGCTGCCTACGGAGGGAGCGCGCAGCAGTTCCCCGTCCCCGCCTTCTTCGACGACCCCGCCACGAAGCGGGCGATGTGGCGCGAGCGCAGCACACGCCGGATCCTCGCGCTGCAAGAGGCGATGGATCTCGTCGTCTTCAGCACCGGATCGGCGGATTCGCGTGTGCCGAGCCACGTGTACTCGGGCGGCTACCTCGAGCCGCGCGACCTCGAACGACTCGAGGCGCAGTCCGTCGTCGGCGATGTCGCGACGGTGTTCTACCGCGCCGACGGTTCGAGTGACGGCATTCCGCTCAACGACCGCGCCACCGGTCCCCGCTTCGACGTCCTCCGCCGTGTCGAGCGCCGCGTCTGCGTCGTGTCGGGGGTCTCCAAGCTCGCGAGCCTCCGCGGTGCCCTCGCCGCCCGCCTCGCGACGGAGATCGTGGTCGACGAGGCGACGGCACGGGCGCTCACAGAGTGA
- a CDS encoding Fe-S protein produces MEILRHIVVFVHLTGFALLFGAWAVEAFSRRFQINPVMNLGLILAAVAGLALAAPWGISYDLNYAKIGVKLVVLLVIGALMGIGAARARKSGNGAVAPAVFWAIGLLTLANAAIAVIWR; encoded by the coding sequence ATGGAAATCCTCCGCCACATCGTCGTGTTCGTGCACCTCACCGGCTTCGCGCTCCTTTTCGGCGCATGGGCCGTCGAGGCGTTCAGTCGTCGGTTTCAGATCAACCCCGTCATGAACCTGGGGCTCATCCTCGCGGCCGTCGCGGGGCTCGCTCTTGCCGCGCCGTGGGGCATCTCCTACGACCTCAACTACGCCAAGATCGGCGTCAAGCTGGTCGTCCTCCTCGTGATCGGGGCGCTCATGGGCATCGGAGCGGCCCGCGCGCGAAAGAGCGGCAACGGCGCCGTCGCCCCCGCGGTCTTCTGGGCGATCGGACTTCTCACGCTCGCGAACGCCGCGATCGCCGTCATCTGGCGCTGA
- a CDS encoding ABC transporter permease, whose translation MTMGTATRSGGVRSLWAGNPQAVVQRGLVAARSSSWVVVLSGFFEPVFYLASMGLGLGVLIGDVQTSGGIEVPYAAFIAPALLAVSAMNGAIYDSTWNVFFKLHYGRLYEGMLATSLGPLDVALGEILYALLRGALYATGFMVVMQLLGLNLAWTALLALPAVLLIAFGFASVGMAVTSYMKTFQHMDWINFVLLPMFLFSATLYPITIYPEWVQGVIMAFPLWHGVELVRGLTTGYLSAAMLWHILYFVVMIAAGLVFTTKRLRALFLD comes from the coding sequence ATGACGATGGGCACCGCGACCCGTTCGGGCGGCGTGCGGTCGCTCTGGGCGGGAAACCCTCAGGCGGTCGTCCAGCGCGGACTCGTCGCGGCCCGATCCTCGAGCTGGGTCGTCGTGCTGTCGGGGTTCTTCGAGCCGGTCTTCTATCTGGCATCCATGGGCCTCGGACTCGGCGTCCTCATCGGCGATGTGCAGACGTCGGGCGGCATCGAGGTTCCCTATGCGGCCTTCATCGCGCCCGCCCTGCTCGCGGTGTCGGCGATGAACGGCGCGATCTACGACTCGACCTGGAACGTGTTCTTCAAGCTCCACTACGGGCGGCTGTACGAGGGGATGCTCGCGACCTCGCTCGGACCACTCGACGTCGCTCTCGGCGAGATCCTCTACGCGCTCCTCCGCGGCGCCCTCTACGCGACCGGGTTCATGGTCGTGATGCAGCTGCTCGGTCTCAACCTCGCGTGGACGGCGCTTCTCGCCCTCCCCGCCGTCCTGCTCATCGCGTTCGGGTTCGCGAGCGTCGGGATGGCCGTCACGAGCTACATGAAGACCTTCCAGCACATGGACTGGATCAACTTCGTGCTGCTGCCGATGTTCCTCTTCTCGGCGACGCTGTACCCCATCACGATCTACCCCGAGTGGGTGCAGGGGGTCATCATGGCGTTCCCGCTGTGGCACGGTGTCGAACTCGTGCGAGGGCTGACGACGGGATACCTGAGCGCCGCCATGCTCTGGCACATCCTGTACTTCGTCGTGATGATCGCGGCGGGCCTCGTCTTCACGACGAAGCGCCTCCGCGCTCTCTTCCTCGACTAA
- the glpK gene encoding glycerol kinase GlpK, giving the protein MADHVLAIDQGTTSTRAIIFDDAGHIVSTAQREHQQILPRAGRVEHDPVEIWTNTEWVVASALSQASLSAGAIAGAGVTNQRETVIVWDRRTGRPVHNALVWQDTRTQPRIDALIADGGVDRFAGTTGLPLATYFSASKLAWILDHVPGARESAEAGDLLFGTPDTWVVWNLSGGSRGGIHVTDVTNASRTLLMDLETLDWSDEMLAVWRIPRAMLPEIRSSSEIVGDVQLPGVARGIPIAGILGDQQAATFGQAAFGDGESKNTYGTGNFLLVGTGTEIVRSQHGLITTVAYRRGDEPAHYALEGSIAVTGSLVQWLRDNLGIIQRSEDVEALAATVEDNGGAYFVPAFSGLFAPYWRPDARGALVGLTRYVNKGHIARAALESTAFQSRDVIEAVAADSGRDLTELRVDGGMTRNNTLMQFQADILGIPVVRPRVVETTALGAAYAAGLATGVWDSLDDLRTHWREDRRFEPQMDEDERERRYRQWKKAVSKSLDWVDDDARTLMGTTGD; this is encoded by the coding sequence GTGGCAGACCACGTTCTGGCGATCGATCAGGGAACCACGTCGACGCGCGCGATCATCTTCGATGACGCGGGGCACATCGTGTCGACGGCCCAGCGGGAGCACCAGCAGATCCTTCCCCGCGCAGGGCGGGTCGAGCACGACCCCGTCGAGATCTGGACGAACACCGAGTGGGTTGTGGCTTCCGCGTTGTCGCAGGCAAGCCTGTCGGCGGGAGCCATCGCCGGCGCCGGAGTGACGAACCAGCGTGAGACGGTCATCGTGTGGGACCGACGCACGGGGCGACCCGTCCACAATGCACTCGTCTGGCAGGACACCCGCACGCAGCCGCGCATCGACGCGCTCATCGCCGACGGCGGTGTCGACCGCTTCGCCGGCACGACGGGCCTTCCCCTCGCGACGTACTTCTCGGCGTCCAAGCTCGCGTGGATCCTCGACCACGTCCCGGGCGCGCGTGAGTCCGCGGAGGCGGGGGACCTCCTCTTCGGGACGCCCGACACGTGGGTCGTCTGGAACCTCTCGGGCGGAAGCCGCGGCGGCATCCATGTGACGGACGTCACGAACGCGAGCCGCACTCTCCTCATGGACCTCGAGACGCTCGACTGGTCCGACGAGATGCTCGCCGTCTGGCGCATTCCGCGCGCGATGCTGCCCGAGATCCGGTCGTCGTCCGAGATCGTGGGCGACGTGCAGCTTCCCGGCGTCGCGCGGGGCATCCCGATCGCCGGCATCCTCGGCGACCAGCAGGCGGCGACCTTCGGCCAGGCCGCCTTCGGCGACGGCGAATCGAAGAACACCTACGGCACCGGCAACTTCCTCCTCGTCGGAACCGGCACCGAGATCGTCCGGTCGCAGCACGGTCTCATCACGACGGTCGCGTACCGCCGCGGCGACGAGCCGGCCCACTACGCCCTCGAGGGATCGATCGCCGTGACGGGCTCGCTCGTGCAGTGGCTGCGCGACAACCTCGGCATCATCCAGCGCTCGGAAGACGTCGAGGCACTCGCTGCCACGGTGGAGGACAACGGCGGTGCGTACTTCGTGCCCGCCTTCTCCGGGCTCTTCGCCCCGTACTGGCGCCCCGACGCGCGGGGGGCCCTCGTCGGCCTCACGCGCTATGTCAACAAGGGGCACATCGCGCGCGCGGCGTTGGAGTCGACGGCCTTCCAGAGCCGTGACGTCATCGAGGCGGTCGCCGCCGACTCCGGCCGTGATCTCACCGAGCTGCGGGTCGACGGCGGGATGACGCGGAACAACACCCTCATGCAGTTCCAGGCCGACATCCTCGGCATCCCGGTCGTGCGTCCCCGCGTCGTCGAGACGACCGCGCTCGGCGCTGCCTATGCCGCGGGACTCGCGACGGGGGTCTGGGACTCGCTCGACGATCTCCGCACCCACTGGCGTGAGGACCGCAGGTTCGAGCCGCAGATGGACGAGGACGAGCGGGAGCGCCGCTACCGCCAGTGGAAGAAGGCGGTCTCGAAGTCGCTCGACTGGGTCGACGACGACGCCCGCACCCTCATGGGCACGACGGGCGACTGA